DNA from Tripterygium wilfordii isolate XIE 37 chromosome 15, ASM1340144v1, whole genome shotgun sequence:
GACCATGAGAATGATTTTTGCAGCACTCCATACGTCCCTGTTTATGTTACACTTGCAGTAtgtatttccttttgttttgctttcttcttttttttaaaccaaaaatcGTGTTTATTGCTGGGCATTTTCAAGTAGCTGCTTTGTTACACTACACTTATGCCATTTCATCACTCTGTTTCAAAATTTAGAATCAAGTCTCTGAATGCTATAATTCTTGAATTATGTGGCAGACTGGATTTATCAACAACTTTTGCCAGTTGGTTGATGCGGAAGGTGTCAGACGGGAGCTAAATAATTTGAAGTCTCTGAATGTAGACGGTGTTGTTGTAGATTGTTGGTGGGGAATTGTTGAAGCTTGGAGCccacaaaaatatatatggtCTGGCTACAGGGAATTGTTCAACATCATGTGTGAATTCAAGCTGAAATTGCAGGTGGCATTTAAGGATTTATGCGAGCTATTCATGTTAGTTTTAGTGAAATATTGGgtttcaaaagaagaagaaaaaagacttcaaaggacaagTTTGCAAATTTGACTGTTTTAGAAGTGGCTATTTTATGCAAGAGCCTTAGCTCATGATTTTACAAAGATCATCCCTCACACGAAGCCATCATTGAGGGATTGATCTGGGAACTTAAACTTTAAATAGACTGATACAATCGCGCTGTCCTTACATGTCCGAATGGAATCATCAATATGCAACATGCATATCACTTTGTTGTATAAGAAACATATGAATGGATGGACAGTGCAATATGCAATTCAAAGCCACAACTATCCACTCCCTTGTATAAAATGATCTCCAGGCTAGTTAACAGTGCTTTCCATTTCGATTGAAAGTCATTGGATTCTAATTTTCTAATATCATCTGCTGACTCAGAACATTGATGGTATAGTTGGGGCTAGTCTTGtgtgtttgtgcattttcttTGTTGCATTTAACTATGTTCCGTTCGACCAAAATGGAGTGGGAGAAAACCTGTTCTACATGTATGTTCTACCTTCACAGAACAGAAATTGATCATGAGgatatgttaattttttttcatacagATCCTTTGGCTTTGCCAGCAATAGTAAAGTGTAGCTTGCATGCTCAATTCATTCTGTTGAGTATATTGTTATTGTTTCCTCTTTCCCCTTTTTTCCCGCTCTCTGGCATTTGTGTTAAATTAAGTAAGTAAGCTGTTTTTGTTCtgaagtttacttgtgtttctGTCTTTTGCATTGTTCAAATATGGAATTGAGATCTTAAAAATGTCTTCTAGTAATCAAAAGATAaaagggtaaacaactcccgtgcacaaagTTCCCGTAGTAAGTGGGGTTGGGGTTAGGCATGATGTATGTAGTCTTCCCCCGTATAATATACGGAGAGGTTGTTTCCGGGGTTCGAACCCGTGACCTCTAATTTGCACCGCTGCAACTTAActactaggccacatgttcacctgtctagtaatcaaaagatgttaaaaatatttatctgtttgaattttgaatggaCTCCACTGTAAACATTTATGATTTCCAATGGGTCCAAATTTTTATGTTAGTATGGGGGATTTTAGCCTTCATAAGCAGCGGAATAGTTAATCACTTTTTTGGCCTCTGAAGGTTGTGATGGCATTCCATGAGTATGTGGCAAATGATACTGGTGATGTGCTTATATCTCTCCCTCAATGGGTGTTGGAGATTGGGAAAGACAACCAAGATATATTCTTCACAGATCGTGAAGGGAGGAGAAATACTGAGTGTCTATCTTGGGGAATTGACAAGGAAAGAGTTCTGAAAGGAAGAACTGGCATAGAGGTATGTAAATGGACATTATTGTATTTATACTTCTAAACCTTTCCCATGTGTCCTTTGTCCCAAATTTTTTGGGGTTAGTTACACAAATCCATGAGAGAAATCAGTAGAAGACTAGAAGTACCCTGATTATAAAAGTGGCTATTTGTATGGACATTTTTCATTTGTATGGTTTGGTTTCTTAAATCTGTTCAAATCAGTTGTTGTAGAATGCCCatagaaggaggagaagaagaaagcttatttgaaaagaaaagaaaaggaagaaaaagaacagagagagagagaaagagagagacaggGAGGGAGGGCCAAAATTGAGAAAGTAAAACTATGCTAGATTCTGATGAGTGCCGCTTAAAGTGCAGTGCCTCTTATTACTTTCTCTGTTGAAGTATGGAAGTGAATCCAAAAAGCCCCTGTACTTTACTCAAAGGACCAAATAAGCTGACCTGCATGCTAGTGTCTCTTACCTCTGGTCTGGTTTTCCTTATGACAATTTCAAATACTTGCAGGTCTATTTTGACTTCATGAGAAGCTTCAGGACTGAGTTCAATGACTTGTTTACCGAAGGTCTTATTTCTGCTGTTGAAGTTGGCCTTGGAGCATCTGGGGAGCTGAAGTATCCTTCATTCTCTGAGAGAAATGGCTGGAGGTATCCAGGTATTGGTGAATTTCAGGTGTGTATTAAAACTAATCATCTGCTGTTTATATAAGTTCCTTCTGTCATGTATTTCAAGTCCGTTTGGGAAATTACTTTCTAGTGTAAGATTAAGGTGGACTAAGGGGCATCAGTACTTCCCTTAGGTTACCTAAATTTTCAAAAGATTGAAACATGAAAGAGAACAATAAACATGGTATCTTTTGGAGGTATAGCGGACAGGCCCGACACGGCAACACCACTAACGATATCCTTTCTTGAGTTTAGGCTCTGATAAATATAAGTTTAAGTGATAGTTTCTGCTTTGTACATTCCAAATTCTAATTACGCTAATTGCATTTGTGCAGTGCTATGATAGATATTTACAATGTAGTCTACAGAAAGGTGCAAAATTGCGTGGGCATGCATTCTGGGGAAGGGGACCTGATAATGCTGGTCACTATAATTCTAGGCCTCATGAAACGGGATTTTTCTGTGAACGAGGTGATTACGATAGCTACTATGGCCGCTTTTTCCTCCATTGGTATTCacagacactaatagaccatgCTGATAATGTTTTGTCTCTGGCAACTCTTGCTTTTGAGGACACAAAGATAATTGTTAAGGTAGGAATGTGCAAtagtttaatttgtttttgctaGCTTTCACGTTGTGTTGTGGTTTTCCAATAAAATTCGCCTCAGTTGTCATACTATACTTGCGCTGCCTTTGGATTTCCAACTTATTCGTCTAACCCAAATCCAGGAGCAACTGATAATGCATTGTTTGTTGGTAGGACATTAGTTTATCTTTTTGGTCTGATTCGACTACACAAATCAACTTTGAGAAGGGGATATGATTTTTCTCTGTGAAACTTAAAGATTACATTTGGTTACATTGTCTTGATATACCATGTCGTGGAATTATAATCAACTGGGTATATGCCTGTGcttgtttttgtagtattattGTGCTAAGTTGACCAATGATGTGCCATTAATGTGTGTAGATTCCTGCAATTTATTGGTGGTACAAGACTGCCAGCCATGCAGCAGAGCTAACAGGTGGATATCATAACCCCACGAACCAGGATGGATACTCTCCAGTTTTTGATGTTCTTAAAAAACATTTGGTGACAGTAAAATTAGTCTGCCCAGGATTTCAGTTACCTACTGAGGAAGATGATCAAGCATTTGCTGATCCTGAAGGTTTGAGTTGGCAGGTGATTATTTTTTCTGGTGTGCTTTGACTACTTCTCCTTCTTCCTTCTTCACAGCATATAGGTTTTCTTGCTGGTTGTTACCAGGTGCTTCTGTTCAATGCTGAAAGAGCAGGTCTTACAGCAGGCTTCCTGGGGTTTAAGAGGACGTAATCATCATTTCCATTCCGCCCTCAATTCCACCTTGTTTGGAATAAGCATTTTACCTTTTATTCTCTCCAAAAGGCACCTGATATATGCATCTACTACAAAAttgtaatatttaaaattaaataataaacataaatttgatctaaaatcaaataatatttaattattctaTAATGCATAAAAAAGTACTTTAGTGAAATTTACATATGAATTAGTTTCAAAGGAAAGTGAATTTGGTTTACTCAAAGTTTTCCATTCGTTTAAACATGCATTCAAGTGTTCCAAACATTAATCTCTAACATCCCTATTTCCATTCCTTCTGCACAACAAACATGACCATTTACACTTGTATTCTCTTTCATTCTAATTCCCTTGTCAAACCATTCATGCAAAGCATGTGAGTAGACTAGCATCTTTCAATTATCAGTTTTGACAAATAGTTGTTGACAGATGTCTATTCTATTCCACAGTTTTTAAACTCGGCATGGGATCGAGGGTTGAATTTAGCTGGTGTTAATGGTCTTTCATGTTATGATAGAGAGGGGTGCATAAGGGTAATTGAGATGGCCAAGCCAAGGAATGATCCTGATCGCCGCCACTTTTCGTTCTTTATATATCAA
Protein-coding regions in this window:
- the LOC120016235 gene encoding beta-amylase 8, with the translated sequence MNTTTNNNPDLVVDPQQPPNVFPQLQTQPQPQQQPRRPRGFAATAAATAGSGKPKKEREKEKERTKLRERHRRAITSRMLAGLRQYGNFPLPARADMNDVLAALAREAGWTVEADGTTYRQSLPPSQMAAFPVRSVESPLSTSTLKNCSVKSSLDSQPPVLRIDENLSPASLDSVVMAASNTRGEKYASVSPINSVECLEADQLIQDCRPGDHENDFCSTPYVPVYVTLATGFINNFCQLVDAEGVRRELNNLKSLNVDGVVVDCWWGIVEAWSPQKYIWSGYRELFNIMCEFKLKLQVVMAFHEYVANDTGDVLISLPQWVLEIGKDNQDIFFTDREGRRNTECLSWGIDKERVLKGRTGIEVYFDFMRSFRTEFNDLFTEGLISAVEVGLGASGELKYPSFSERNGWRYPGIGEFQCYDRYLQCSLQKGAKLRGHAFWGRGPDNAGHYNSRPHETGFFCERGDYDSYYGRFFLHWYSQTLIDHADNVLSLATLAFEDTKIIVKIPAIYWWYKTASHAAELTGGYHNPTNQDGYSPVFDVLKKHLVTVKLVCPGFQLPTEEDDQAFADPEGLSWQFLNSAWDRGLNLAGVNGLSCYDREGCIRVIEMAKPRNDPDRRHFSFFIYQQPSPSVQGTICFSDLDYFIKCMHGVISADLLP